The following proteins come from a genomic window of Micromonospora echinofusca:
- a CDS encoding ABC transporter ATP-binding protein: MAAVEVRDLHVRLDGTPILAGVDLTVAAGEWVTVIGPNGAGKSTLLRAVGGLLPASGAVSLFGTPSEALRRRDRARVVATVAQSPVVPAGMSVFDYVLLGRTPYIAPLGRESTADLAAAHEVLDGLDLAGFHDRELATLSGGERQRVFLARALAQGATLLLLDEPISALDIGHQQEVLELVDRLRREHGLTVLATMHDLSIAGEYADRMVLLAEGRVVAAGTPREVLTEQLLATWYRATVRVVDGDHGPLVVPIRPRR, encoded by the coding sequence GTGGCCGCCGTCGAGGTGCGCGACCTGCACGTACGCCTGGACGGCACGCCCATCCTGGCCGGCGTCGACCTGACCGTCGCCGCCGGCGAGTGGGTGACCGTGATCGGCCCGAACGGCGCCGGGAAGTCGACCCTGCTGCGCGCCGTCGGCGGCCTGCTGCCCGCGTCGGGCGCCGTCTCCCTCTTCGGTACGCCCAGCGAGGCGCTGCGCCGCCGCGACCGCGCCCGGGTGGTCGCCACGGTGGCCCAGTCCCCGGTCGTGCCGGCCGGCATGTCGGTGTTCGACTACGTGCTGCTGGGCCGCACCCCCTACATCGCGCCGCTGGGCCGGGAGTCCACCGCCGACCTGGCCGCCGCCCACGAGGTGCTCGACGGGCTGGACCTGGCCGGTTTCCACGACCGGGAGCTGGCCACCCTCTCCGGCGGCGAGCGGCAGCGGGTCTTCCTGGCCCGCGCGCTGGCCCAGGGCGCGACCCTGCTGCTGCTGGACGAGCCGATCAGCGCGCTGGACATCGGCCACCAGCAGGAGGTGCTGGAGCTGGTCGACCGGCTGCGCCGCGAGCACGGCCTGACGGTGCTCGCCACCATGCACGACCTCTCCATCGCCGGCGAGTACGCCGACCGCATGGTGCTGCTGGCCGAGGGCCGGGTGGTGGCGGCCGGCACCCCCCGCGAGGTGCTCACCGAGCAGCTCCTCGCCACCTGGTACCGCGCCACCGTCCGCGTCGTCGACGGCGACCACGGCCCCCTGGTGGTCCCGATCCGCCCTCGTCGCTGA
- a CDS encoding FecCD family ABC transporter permease yields MSRPLVQAPPARPAGTLPASRPAGLRPRWLLAGVAAVLVALVAGVSLGPVSLPPGSVAAELLNLIPGVRLDSGLTEREIAIVTELRLPRAVLGLLVGGLLALAGGCYQGVFRNPLADPYLLGVAAGAGLAVTAVITLGAGTAGALTGLPLTIPLAAFVGSIGAVAMTYLLGASGGRGRSTATLILAGVAVSAFLSAGQTYLLQRNSDSIQQVYSWLLGRLATAGWHDVRLVLPYFLLTALVVLLHRRELDVLSVGDDEAASLGLHPQRSRYLLIAAASLGTAAAVSASGLIGFVGIIVPHTVRLLAGSSYRVILPLSLLFGGAFLALTDVVARTVAAPSEIPIGVVTALLGGPFFVLVLRTSRRVLG; encoded by the coding sequence ATGAGCCGCCCGCTCGTGCAGGCACCGCCCGCCCGGCCGGCCGGGACGCTCCCCGCGTCCCGGCCCGCCGGGCTGCGGCCCCGCTGGCTCCTCGCCGGCGTCGCCGCGGTGCTGGTCGCGCTGGTCGCCGGGGTGTCCCTCGGCCCGGTCAGCCTGCCGCCGGGCAGCGTCGCGGCCGAGCTGCTCAACCTCATCCCCGGCGTACGCCTCGACAGCGGGCTGACCGAGCGTGAGATCGCCATCGTCACCGAGCTGCGGCTGCCCCGGGCGGTGCTCGGCTTGCTGGTCGGCGGGCTGCTGGCCCTGGCCGGCGGCTGCTACCAGGGGGTGTTCCGCAACCCGCTGGCCGACCCGTACCTGCTCGGGGTGGCGGCCGGGGCCGGGCTCGCCGTCACCGCGGTGATCACCCTCGGCGCCGGGACGGCCGGCGCGCTCACCGGGCTGCCGCTCACCATCCCGCTGGCCGCGTTCGTCGGCTCGATCGGCGCCGTGGCGATGACCTACCTGCTGGGCGCCTCCGGCGGGCGCGGACGCTCCACGGCCACCTTGATCCTCGCCGGGGTGGCCGTCTCCGCGTTCCTCTCGGCCGGGCAGACCTACCTGCTGCAACGCAACTCCGACAGCATCCAGCAGGTCTACTCGTGGCTGCTCGGGCGGCTCGCCACCGCCGGCTGGCACGACGTTCGGCTGGTGCTGCCGTACTTCCTGCTCACCGCCCTGGTGGTGCTGCTGCACCGGCGGGAGCTCGACGTGCTCTCCGTCGGCGACGACGAGGCCGCGAGCCTCGGGCTTCACCCGCAGCGGTCCCGCTACCTGCTCATCGCCGCCGCCTCGCTCGGCACCGCCGCCGCCGTCTCCGCGTCCGGCCTGATCGGCTTCGTCGGGATCATCGTGCCGCACACCGTCCGGCTGCTCGCCGGGTCGAGCTACCGGGTGATCCTGCCGCTGTCGCTGCTCTTCGGCGGCGCCTTCCTGGCCCTGACCGACGTGGTGGCCCGCACCGTCGCCGCCCCGTCGGAGATCCCGATCGGCGTGGTCACCGCGCTGCTCGGCGGCCCGTTCTTCGTCCTGGTCCTGCGTACCTCCCGCCGGGTGCTCGGGTGA
- a CDS encoding ABC transporter substrate-binding protein produces the protein MLRRTPRIFAATLAVAALALGACAEKSSDDTPAAGASSAGATFPATVGSVTLEKRPEKIVSLSPTATEMLFAIGAGKQVTAVDDQSNFPADAPKSDLSGFTPNAEAIAGKSPDLVVLSDDRNKIVEQLTTLKIPVYLTPAATTLDDSYRQITDLGTLTGHAGEAADLTKRMKDDIAKLVADLPKRAEKLTYFHELGPELYTATSKTFIGSLYTMVGLENIADASDADGKQGGYPQLSQEVIVKADPDFVFLADSKCCQQSAETVKARAGWAGVTAVKNNQIVALDDDVASRWGPRVVDLLRVIVDATAKVPA, from the coding sequence GTGCTCAGACGTACCCCCCGGATCTTCGCCGCGACCCTCGCGGTGGCCGCGCTCGCCCTCGGCGCCTGCGCCGAGAAGAGCTCCGACGACACCCCCGCCGCCGGCGCCAGCTCGGCCGGCGCCACCTTCCCGGCCACCGTCGGCTCGGTGACCCTCGAGAAGCGGCCCGAGAAGATCGTCTCGCTCTCCCCGACGGCCACCGAGATGCTCTTCGCCATCGGCGCCGGCAAGCAGGTCACCGCCGTCGACGACCAGTCGAACTTCCCGGCCGACGCCCCGAAGAGCGACCTCTCCGGCTTCACCCCGAACGCCGAGGCGATCGCCGGCAAGAGCCCCGACCTGGTGGTGCTCTCGGACGACCGCAACAAGATCGTCGAGCAGCTGACCACGCTGAAGATCCCGGTCTACCTCACCCCGGCGGCGACCACGCTCGACGACTCGTACCGGCAGATCACCGACCTCGGCACCCTCACCGGTCACGCAGGCGAGGCCGCCGACCTGACCAAGCGGATGAAGGACGACATCGCCAAGCTCGTCGCCGACCTGCCGAAGCGCGCCGAGAAGCTGACCTACTTCCACGAGCTGGGCCCGGAGCTCTACACGGCCACCAGCAAGACCTTCATCGGCTCGCTCTACACGATGGTGGGCCTGGAGAACATCGCCGACGCGTCCGACGCCGACGGCAAGCAGGGTGGCTACCCGCAGCTCTCCCAGGAGGTCATCGTCAAGGCCGACCCGGACTTCGTCTTCCTCGCCGACAGCAAGTGCTGCCAGCAGAGCGCCGAGACGGTCAAGGCGCGCGCCGGGTGGGCGGGCGTCACCGCCGTCAAGAACAACCAGATCGTCGCCCTCGACGACGACGTGGCCTCCCGCTGGGGTCCCCGCGTGGTGGACCTGCTCCGCGTGATCGTCGACGCGACCGCCAAGGTCCCCGCGTGA
- a CDS encoding M14 family zinc carboxypeptidase, with protein sequence MAFRNTALRRRLAVAVAAGFGLLAVAAAPATARPAPDRADSATTSYRVLGPRTVDDRTAVAGTGAAIDFVEHGVLNVSATPAEAAAITRLGFRLEAVAAPSADGHDHADGDVGTAAFPPADSNYHDYAELTAVVNKVVADHPSIARKISIGSSYEGRDLMAVKISDNVATDENEPEILFNSQQHAREHLTVEMAIYLLNLFTDSYGSDSRVTNIVNTREIWIVPTVNPDGSEYDIATGSYRSWRKNRQPNSGSSYVGTDLNRNWSYQWGCCGGSSGSTSSDTYRGPSAFSAPETAALRNFVNSRVVGGTQQIKANIDFHTYSELVLWPFGYTYNNTAPGMTTDQYNTFATLGQQMANTNGYTPQQSSDLYITDGDSIDWMWGQHGIWAYTFEMYPGSAGGGGFYPPDEVIPAQTSRNREAVLLLSEYADCPYRAIGKEAQYCGGGGGTTVWSDTFETATGWTINPNGTDTATTGAWERGAAQATSSSGAKQLTPYAGSNDLVTGRLAGTGAGDYDVDGGVTSARSPAVTLPSSGTLTLSLAWYLAHGSNASAADYLRVSVVHNGGTTALFTQSGAATNRNGAWAVSNANLTPYAGQSVRILVEAADASGASLVEAAVDNVTITSS encoded by the coding sequence ATGGCCTTCCGCAACACCGCCCTCCGCCGTCGCCTGGCGGTGGCCGTAGCAGCCGGATTCGGCCTGCTCGCGGTCGCCGCCGCGCCGGCCACCGCCCGGCCGGCCCCCGACCGGGCCGACTCCGCGACGACGTCCTACCGGGTGCTCGGCCCGCGTACCGTCGACGACCGCACCGCCGTCGCCGGCACCGGCGCCGCCATCGACTTCGTCGAGCACGGCGTGCTGAACGTCTCGGCCACCCCGGCCGAGGCGGCGGCGATCACCCGGCTCGGCTTCCGGCTGGAGGCGGTCGCCGCCCCGTCGGCCGACGGGCACGACCACGCCGACGGGGACGTCGGCACGGCCGCCTTCCCGCCCGCCGACTCCAACTACCACGACTACGCCGAACTGACCGCCGTGGTGAACAAGGTGGTCGCCGACCACCCGTCGATCGCCCGGAAGATCAGCATCGGCTCCTCGTACGAGGGCCGGGACCTGATGGCGGTGAAGATCTCCGACAACGTCGCCACCGACGAGAACGAGCCGGAGATCCTGTTCAACTCGCAGCAGCACGCCCGCGAGCACCTGACCGTCGAGATGGCGATCTACCTGCTCAACCTCTTCACCGACAGCTACGGCAGCGACTCCCGGGTCACCAACATCGTGAACACCCGGGAGATCTGGATCGTGCCCACGGTCAACCCGGACGGCAGCGAGTACGACATCGCCACCGGCTCGTACCGCTCCTGGCGCAAGAACCGGCAGCCCAACAGCGGCTCGTCGTACGTCGGCACCGACCTGAACCGCAACTGGTCCTACCAGTGGGGCTGCTGCGGCGGCTCGTCCGGCTCGACCTCGTCGGACACCTACCGGGGCCCGTCGGCGTTCTCCGCGCCGGAGACCGCGGCGCTGCGCAACTTCGTCAACAGCCGGGTCGTCGGCGGCACCCAGCAGATCAAGGCCAACATCGACTTCCACACGTACTCGGAGCTGGTGCTCTGGCCGTTCGGCTACACGTACAACAACACGGCGCCGGGGATGACGACGGACCAGTACAACACCTTCGCCACCCTGGGCCAGCAGATGGCGAACACCAACGGCTACACCCCGCAGCAGTCCAGCGACCTCTACATCACCGACGGTGACAGCATCGACTGGATGTGGGGCCAGCACGGCATCTGGGCGTACACCTTCGAGATGTACCCCGGTTCGGCCGGCGGTGGCGGCTTCTACCCGCCCGACGAGGTGATCCCCGCCCAGACGTCGCGCAACCGGGAGGCGGTCCTGCTGCTCAGCGAGTACGCCGACTGCCCGTACCGGGCCATCGGCAAGGAGGCGCAGTACTGCGGCGGTGGCGGCGGCACCACGGTCTGGTCGGACACCTTCGAGACGGCCACCGGCTGGACGATCAACCCGAACGGCACCGACACCGCGACCACCGGGGCGTGGGAGCGGGGCGCCGCCCAGGCGACCAGCTCCAGCGGGGCCAAGCAGCTCACCCCGTACGCCGGCAGCAACGACCTCGTCACCGGTCGGCTGGCCGGCACGGGAGCCGGTGACTACGACGTCGACGGCGGCGTGACCAGCGCCCGGTCGCCGGCGGTGACGCTGCCGTCGAGCGGCACGCTGACCCTCTCCCTCGCCTGGTACCTGGCCCACGGCTCCAACGCGTCGGCGGCCGACTACCTGCGGGTCAGCGTGGTGCACAACGGTGGCACCACGGCCCTGTTCACCCAGTCCGGGGCGGCCACCAACCGCAACGGCGCCTGGGCGGTGTCCAACGCCAACCTCACCCCGTACGCCGGCCAGTCGGTGCGGATCCTCGTCGAGGCGGCGGACGCCTCGGGCGCGAGCCTGGTCGAGGCGGCTGTGGACAACGTCACCATCACCAGTTCCTGA
- a CDS encoding C39 family peptidase, translated as MARTRLRTAALAAATALTLLGTAAPAVAAAPVAAPSTSRPVVHDEQITFQDWSRYPDWRRGSHAGTRAVPGVRPGVTLAGPLGTTDYTDPHTGVTRSWEYGTWTSPVTQIGFDATELIASWNAQTPAGTWIQVEMQGTYNTGVQTKWYVMGRWASGDADIKRTSVNRQGDPWSTIWTDTFSIDDASVGVLLRAYQLRLTLYKAPGQRAAPVVHTVGAMSSNVPDRFTVEPSAGGIAWGKELAVPRYSQNIHTGHYPEYDGGGQAWCSPTSTTMVIEYWGRKASEEDTSWVDPTYPDPTVNHAARMVYDYQYDGAGNWPFNTAYAASFPGLEARVTRLHSLDEVERFIAAGIPVVTSQSFLASELDGAGYGTSGHLFVVVGFTADGDVIVNDPASSSNEAVRNVYKREQFEQIWLRTKRTNASGGVSGGSGGVVYLIKPTLKPWPKVASATNW; from the coding sequence ATGGCCAGAACACGCCTGCGCACGGCCGCCCTCGCGGCCGCCACCGCGCTCACCCTTCTCGGCACCGCGGCACCCGCCGTCGCCGCCGCACCCGTCGCGGCCCCGTCGACCAGTCGACCGGTGGTCCACGACGAGCAGATCACCTTCCAGGACTGGTCGCGCTACCCCGACTGGCGTCGCGGCAGCCACGCCGGCACCCGGGCCGTCCCCGGCGTCCGGCCCGGCGTCACGCTGGCTGGACCGCTCGGCACCACCGACTACACCGACCCGCACACCGGCGTGACCAGGAGCTGGGAGTACGGGACCTGGACCTCCCCGGTCACCCAGATCGGGTTCGACGCCACCGAGCTGATCGCCTCGTGGAACGCGCAGACCCCGGCCGGCACCTGGATCCAGGTCGAGATGCAGGGCACGTACAACACCGGCGTGCAGACCAAGTGGTACGTCATGGGACGGTGGGCCTCCGGCGACGCCGACATCAAGCGGACCAGCGTCAACCGGCAGGGCGACCCCTGGTCGACCATCTGGACCGACACCTTCAGCATCGACGACGCCTCGGTCGGCGTGCTGCTGCGGGCGTACCAGCTGCGGCTGACCCTCTACAAGGCCCCCGGCCAGCGCGCCGCGCCGGTCGTGCACACCGTCGGCGCGATGAGCTCCAACGTGCCCGACCGGTTCACCGTCGAGCCGAGCGCCGGCGGCATCGCCTGGGGCAAGGAACTCGCCGTGCCCCGCTACTCGCAGAACATCCACACCGGCCACTACCCCGAGTACGACGGCGGCGGCCAGGCCTGGTGCTCCCCCACCTCCACCACCATGGTGATCGAGTACTGGGGCCGCAAGGCGTCCGAGGAGGACACCTCCTGGGTCGACCCGACCTACCCGGACCCGACGGTCAACCACGCCGCCCGGATGGTCTACGACTACCAGTACGACGGCGCCGGCAACTGGCCCTTCAACACCGCGTACGCGGCCAGCTTCCCGGGCCTGGAGGCGCGGGTCACCCGGCTGCACTCCCTGGACGAGGTGGAGCGCTTCATCGCCGCCGGGATCCCGGTCGTGACCAGCCAGTCCTTCCTCGCCAGCGAGCTGGACGGGGCGGGCTACGGCACCTCGGGCCACCTGTTCGTGGTCGTCGGCTTCACCGCCGACGGCGACGTGATCGTCAACGACCCGGCCTCGTCCAGCAACGAGGCGGTGCGCAACGTCTACAAGCGTGAGCAGTTCGAGCAGATCTGGCTGCGTACCAAGCGGACCAACGCCAGCGGCGGCGTCTCCGGCGGCTCCGGCGGCGTCGTCTACCTGATCAAGCCCACGTTGAAGCCGTGGCCGAAGGTCGCCAGCGCCACCAACTGGTGA
- a CDS encoding DUF4229 domain-containing protein, which translates to MSAAVKYTLGRIGLFVAVLAALWLVEMNIFIKLMVALAFSAALSFFLLKGWRDEMAEEMATAAERRRAEKERLRSALAGEDQDGETPPN; encoded by the coding sequence GTGAGCGCGGCGGTCAAGTACACGCTGGGCCGGATCGGGCTGTTCGTCGCCGTGCTGGCGGCCCTCTGGCTGGTCGAGATGAACATCTTCATCAAGCTGATGGTGGCGCTGGCCTTCTCGGCCGCGCTGTCGTTCTTCCTGCTCAAGGGCTGGCGGGACGAGATGGCCGAGGAGATGGCCACCGCCGCCGAGCGGCGCCGTGCCGAGAAGGAGCGCCTCCGCTCCGCCCTCGCCGGCGAGGATCAGGACGGGGAGACGCCGCCCAACTAG
- the mqnE gene encoding aminofutalosine synthase MqnE, giving the protein MDAGLKRELEAKVYAGERLTREDGIALYDSDDLAWLGRLAHHRRTELNGDRVMFNVNRHLNLTNVCSASCAYCSFQRKPGEKDAYTMRIDEAVRKAKEMEDEQLTELHIVNGLHPTLPWRYYPKVLRELKAALPNVKLKAFTATEVQWFEKISGLSADEILDELMDAGLESLTGGGAEIFDWEVRQHIVDHACHWEDWSRIHRLAHTKGMKTPSTMLYGHIEEPRHRVDHVLRLRELQDETGGFMVFIPLRYQHDFVDSADGKIRNRIQARTTMASPAESLKTFAVSRLLFDNVPHVKCFWVMHGLSVAQLSLNFGVDDLDGSVVEYKITHDADSYGTPNTMHRDDLLHLIWDAGFRPVERNTRYEVVREYDAAPSLAERRAEPQQVWA; this is encoded by the coding sequence ATGGACGCCGGACTCAAGCGTGAGCTCGAAGCGAAGGTGTACGCCGGCGAGCGGCTGACCCGCGAGGACGGGATCGCCCTCTACGACAGCGACGACCTCGCGTGGCTGGGCCGGCTGGCGCACCACCGGCGCACCGAGCTCAACGGCGACCGGGTGATGTTCAACGTCAACCGGCACCTCAACCTGACCAACGTCTGCTCCGCCTCGTGCGCGTACTGCTCGTTCCAGCGCAAGCCGGGCGAGAAGGACGCCTACACGATGCGCATCGACGAGGCGGTCCGCAAGGCCAAGGAGATGGAGGACGAGCAGCTCACCGAGCTGCACATCGTCAACGGCCTGCACCCGACCCTGCCCTGGCGCTACTACCCGAAGGTGCTGCGCGAGCTGAAGGCGGCGCTGCCGAACGTCAAGCTCAAGGCGTTCACCGCGACCGAGGTGCAGTGGTTCGAGAAGATCAGCGGCCTGAGCGCCGACGAGATCCTCGACGAGCTGATGGACGCCGGCCTGGAGTCGCTGACCGGCGGCGGCGCGGAGATCTTCGACTGGGAGGTCCGCCAGCACATCGTCGACCACGCCTGCCACTGGGAGGACTGGTCGCGCATCCACCGGCTGGCCCACACCAAGGGGATGAAGACCCCGTCGACCATGCTCTACGGCCACATCGAGGAGCCCCGGCACCGCGTCGACCACGTGCTGCGGCTGCGTGAGCTCCAGGACGAGACCGGCGGCTTCATGGTCTTCATCCCGCTGCGCTACCAGCACGACTTCGTCGACTCGGCGGACGGCAAGATCCGTAACCGGATCCAGGCCCGTACGACGATGGCCTCGCCGGCCGAGTCGCTGAAGACCTTCGCGGTCTCCCGGCTGCTCTTCGACAACGTCCCGCACGTGAAGTGCTTCTGGGTCATGCACGGGCTGTCGGTCGCCCAGCTCTCGCTGAACTTCGGCGTCGACGACCTGGACGGCTCGGTCGTGGAATACAAGATCACTCACGACGCCGACTCGTACGGCACCCCGAACACGATGCACCGGGACGACCTGCTGCACCTGATCTGGGACGCCGGCTTCCGCCCCGTCGAGCGGAACACCCGCTACGAGGTGGTCCGCGAGTACGACGCCGCCCCGTCCCTGGCCGAGCGCCGCGCCGAGCCGCAGCAGGTCTGGGCCTGA
- a CDS encoding C40 family peptidase, protein MVDSGRGRRQRRRSPVISPVLRPALWSALLGAVAATVLANPVMADPALPTSVPDTGSRPSYSGPLQLPGGVPVPGLPGTVPGLPGTVPGLPGGPGAVPGVPAGSLGTGPLAAQIYAAEAQVGQLRDQLLSLRQKRTEAEGQRATAERNLAQARDAVARAQESADVAAAGAFKAAAALPPGEFANDLHELSRLSRIIRGEKAEGGTTAAEGEVSRARVGEQAASQAMVSADSRLAGAKTEYAAGEKALREAEKKLEKLKRDNAAQLIQIERQQEAAEQRLGAGYLGNETANGLAAHPTALKALAYARAQLGDPYLWAAEGPDRFDCSGLIYAAYRSAGYYGLPRVSRDQYYATRSRTVSRTALLPGDLLFFASGTSWTTIHHMGMYVGGGKMIHAPTTGDVVKISTVRWSRLYAATRVIGAVPAPASTPSPTPTPSKPPATKPPASPKPTASPKPTASPKPTPSPKPTPASPSPSTSPSPTPTGSPTPTPTPSTSPSASASASETSSPSASTGSVAPTTAQSSSAPSSSTPASASASAGS, encoded by the coding sequence ATGGTCGACAGTGGGCGCGGGCGACGGCAGCGACGACGGAGCCCGGTGATCTCGCCGGTGCTGCGCCCGGCGCTCTGGTCCGCACTGCTCGGCGCCGTCGCCGCCACCGTCCTGGCCAACCCGGTCATGGCCGACCCGGCACTGCCCACCAGCGTCCCCGACACCGGGTCGCGCCCCTCCTACTCGGGGCCGCTCCAACTCCCCGGCGGCGTGCCGGTCCCCGGCCTGCCGGGCACGGTCCCGGGTCTGCCCGGCACGGTCCCGGGTCTCCCCGGCGGGCCCGGTGCTGTCCCCGGCGTGCCCGCCGGCAGCCTCGGCACCGGCCCGCTGGCCGCCCAGATCTACGCCGCCGAGGCCCAGGTCGGGCAGCTTCGTGACCAACTGCTCTCGCTGCGGCAGAAGCGCACCGAGGCCGAGGGGCAGCGCGCCACCGCCGAGCGCAACCTCGCCCAGGCCCGGGACGCGGTGGCCCGCGCGCAGGAGAGTGCCGACGTTGCCGCCGCAGGCGCCTTCAAGGCCGCCGCCGCCCTCCCGCCCGGCGAGTTCGCCAACGACCTGCACGAGCTGAGCCGGCTTTCCCGGATCATCCGGGGCGAGAAGGCCGAGGGCGGCACCACCGCCGCCGAGGGCGAGGTGTCCCGGGCCCGCGTCGGCGAGCAGGCCGCCAGCCAGGCGATGGTCTCGGCCGATTCCCGCCTCGCGGGCGCCAAGACGGAGTACGCCGCCGGCGAGAAGGCCCTGCGCGAGGCAGAGAAGAAGCTGGAGAAGCTGAAGCGGGACAACGCCGCTCAGCTCATCCAGATCGAGCGCCAGCAGGAGGCCGCCGAGCAGCGCCTCGGCGCCGGCTACCTCGGCAACGAGACCGCCAACGGCCTGGCCGCCCACCCGACGGCCCTCAAGGCCCTGGCGTACGCGAGGGCGCAGCTCGGCGACCCCTACCTGTGGGCCGCCGAGGGGCCGGACCGCTTCGACTGCTCCGGCCTGATCTACGCCGCCTACCGGTCGGCGGGCTACTACGGGCTGCCCCGGGTCTCGCGCGACCAGTACTACGCCACCCGTTCCCGCACCGTGTCCCGCACCGCGCTGCTCCCCGGCGACCTGCTCTTCTTCGCCTCCGGCACGAGCTGGACGACGATCCACCACATGGGCATGTACGTCGGCGGCGGCAAGATGATCCACGCGCCGACCACCGGCGACGTGGTCAAGATCTCCACCGTGCGCTGGTCCCGGCTCTACGCCGCCACCCGCGTCATCGGGGCGGTGCCCGCGCCAGCCAGCACCCCCTCGCCCACGCCGACGCCGAGCAAGCCGCCCGCGACGAAGCCGCCGGCCAGCCCGAAGCCCACCGCCAGCCCGAAGCCGACCGCCAGCCCGAAGCCCACTCCCAGCCCGAAGCCCACCCCAGCGTCGCCGAGCCCGTCGACCTCGCCGTCGCCGACGCCGACCGGGTCCCCCACGCCCACGCCCACGCCCAGCACCTCGCCGTCGGCGTCGGCGTCGGCGTCGGAGACCTCTTCGCCGAGCGCCTCGACCGGTAGTGTGGCGCCGACCACGGCGCAGAGCAGTTCCGCTCCGTCGAGCAGCACCCCGGCCAGCGCCTCGGCGAGCGCCGGTAGCTGA